A region from the Aegilops tauschii subsp. strangulata cultivar AL8/78 chromosome 5, Aet v6.0, whole genome shotgun sequence genome encodes:
- the LOC109784461 gene encoding NAC domain-containing protein 21/22 isoform X1, with amino-acid sequence MSMSFLSMVETELPPGFRFHPRDDELICDYLAPKVTGKVGFSGRRPPMVDVDLNKVEPWDLPVTASVGGKEWYFYSLKDRKYATGQRTNRATVSGYWKATGKDRVVARRGALVGMRKTLVFYQGRAPKGRKTEWVMHEYRLEGAHEQASKQEDWVLCRVICKKKSGVGATPRPRNLTNIVHGTSTDTSSPPLPPLMDTTLAQLQATMNTSAAAALEQVPCFSSFSNNSASNSSYLPMVTGNSNGMSYLDHGLPDFGSYLDPALNCDKKVLKAVLSQLSSMGGEVVPSMSPQMAAAVSSTWNHF; translated from the exons atgTCGATGAGCTTCCTGAGCATGGTGGAGACGGAGCTGCCGCCGGGGTTCCGGTTCCACCCGAGAGACGACGAGCTCATCTGCGACTACCTCGCGCCCAAGGTCACTGGCAAGGTCGGCttctccggccgccgcccgcccATGGTCGACGTCGACCTCAACAAGGtcgagccatgggacctccccg TGACTGCATCGGTGGGCGGCAAAGAATGGTATTTCTACAGCCTAAAGGATCGGAAATATGCGACGGGGCAGCGCACAAACCGAGCTACTGTGTCGGGATACTGGAAGGCGACTGGGAAGGATAGGGTGGTGGCACGACGAGGCGCCCTAGTGGGGATGAGGAAGACATTGGTGTTCTACCAAGGGAGGGCCCCTAAAGGGAGGAAGACTGAATGGGTGATGCATGAATACAGGCTGGAGGGTGCACATGAGCAAGCTTCCAAG CAGGAGGACTGGGTCCTGTGCAGAGTCATCTGCAAGAAGAAATCAGGAGTTGGTGCCACCCCCAGGCCAAGGAACCTCACCAACATCGTCCATGGCACATCCACAGACACCTCCTCACCACCACTGCCGCCTCTCATGGACACCACCCTAGCACAGCTCCAGGCCACCATGAacacctccgccgccgccgcacttgagCAAGTGCCCTGCTTCTCCAGCTTCAGTAATAACAGTGCCAGCAACAGCAGCTACCTCCCCATGGTGACAGGCAACAGTAATGGCATGAGCTACCTGGACCATGGCCTGCCTGACTTTGGGAGCTACCTAGACCCCGCCTTGAACTGTGACAAGAAGGTCCTTAAGGCAGTGCTGAGCCAGCTGAGCTCCATGGGTGGTGAGGTGGTGCCGAGCATGTCTCCTCAGATGGCTGCTGCAGTGAGCTCTACTTGGAACCACTTCTAG
- the LOC109784461 gene encoding NAC domain-containing protein 21/22 isoform X2 yields the protein MSMSFLSMVETELPPGFRFHPRDDELICDYLAPKVTGKVGFSGRRPPMVDVDLNKVEPWDLPVTASVGGKEWYFYSLKDRKYATGQRTNRATVSGYWKATGKDRVVARRGALVGMRKTLVFYQGRAPKGRKTEWVMHEYRLEGAHEQASKEDWVLCRVICKKKSGVGATPRPRNLTNIVHGTSTDTSSPPLPPLMDTTLAQLQATMNTSAAAALEQVPCFSSFSNNSASNSSYLPMVTGNSNGMSYLDHGLPDFGSYLDPALNCDKKVLKAVLSQLSSMGGEVVPSMSPQMAAAVSSTWNHF from the exons atgTCGATGAGCTTCCTGAGCATGGTGGAGACGGAGCTGCCGCCGGGGTTCCGGTTCCACCCGAGAGACGACGAGCTCATCTGCGACTACCTCGCGCCCAAGGTCACTGGCAAGGTCGGCttctccggccgccgcccgcccATGGTCGACGTCGACCTCAACAAGGtcgagccatgggacctccccg TGACTGCATCGGTGGGCGGCAAAGAATGGTATTTCTACAGCCTAAAGGATCGGAAATATGCGACGGGGCAGCGCACAAACCGAGCTACTGTGTCGGGATACTGGAAGGCGACTGGGAAGGATAGGGTGGTGGCACGACGAGGCGCCCTAGTGGGGATGAGGAAGACATTGGTGTTCTACCAAGGGAGGGCCCCTAAAGGGAGGAAGACTGAATGGGTGATGCATGAATACAGGCTGGAGGGTGCACATGAGCAAGCTTCCAAG GAGGACTGGGTCCTGTGCAGAGTCATCTGCAAGAAGAAATCAGGAGTTGGTGCCACCCCCAGGCCAAGGAACCTCACCAACATCGTCCATGGCACATCCACAGACACCTCCTCACCACCACTGCCGCCTCTCATGGACACCACCCTAGCACAGCTCCAGGCCACCATGAacacctccgccgccgccgcacttgagCAAGTGCCCTGCTTCTCCAGCTTCAGTAATAACAGTGCCAGCAACAGCAGCTACCTCCCCATGGTGACAGGCAACAGTAATGGCATGAGCTACCTGGACCATGGCCTGCCTGACTTTGGGAGCTACCTAGACCCCGCCTTGAACTGTGACAAGAAGGTCCTTAAGGCAGTGCTGAGCCAGCTGAGCTCCATGGGTGGTGAGGTGGTGCCGAGCATGTCTCCTCAGATGGCTGCTGCAGTGAGCTCTACTTGGAACCACTTCTAG
- the LOC109784459 gene encoding CASP-like protein 1B2, which yields MDLEHGKKPPAIAAAELSSLKDKLVGLRPVLLRAAAVLATAVAAVVMGLNRQSYTAVVAIVGTRPLTQTFTAKFSDTPAFVYFVIANGVASLYNLVVLLIRRCLMQGRAHNLVVHRMDMVIMVLLATGAATAASMAELGKNGNLHTRWNPICNKFGSFCNRGGVSLVSSFVGVALMLALNLLSAAATSPRAVVAGQ from the exons ATGGACCTCGAGCATGGCAAGAAGCCCCCTGCCATCGCCGCTGCGGAGCTATCCTCGCTCAAGGACAAGCTCGTCGGCCTGCGGCCGGTCCTGCTGCGAGCGGCTGCGGTCCTGGCGACGGCGGTGGCCGCGGTGGTCATGGGGCTCAACAGGCAGTCCTACACCGCGGTGGTGGCCATTGTGGGCACCAGGCCGCTCACGCAGACCTTCACTGCCAAGTTCAGCGACACGCCTGCGTTTGT GTACTTTGTCATAGCCAATGGTGTTGCCAGTCTGTATAACCTGGTGGTGCTGCTCATCAGAAGGTGCCTTATGCAGGGAAGGGCCCACAATTTGGTAGTGCATAGGATGGACATG GTAATCATGGTTCTATTGGCCACCGGTGCCGCGACAGCGGCTTCAATGGCTGAGTTAGGCAAGAATGGTAACTTGCACACGCGTTGGAACCCGATATGCAACAAATTTGGTTCCTTCTGCAACCGTGGAGGCGTATCGCTCGTGTCCTCGTTTGTCGGCGTCGCGCTCATGCTAGCCCTGAATTTGCTCTCAGCTGCAGCCACCTCTCCCCGTGCCGTCGTCGCAGGCCAATGA